The proteins below are encoded in one region of Alistipes communis:
- a CDS encoding pirin family protein — protein MEKVIHRAATRGYFDHGWLQTFHTFSFADYYNPQRIHFGALRVLNDDTVAGGEGFGSHPHDNMEIISIPLSGELRHEDSMGHGEVLRPGEIQVMSAGTGIVHSEFNNLPDREVKFLQIWIFPDRDDLTPRYEQIRLAKAEPDRLRPIVAPKGEGGEHVGWIHQKAWLSTLDLTSGAETDYELHGANHGVYLFVLEGVVEAAGETLRTRDGMGIRRTERVALRGIENSHLLLIEVPM, from the coding sequence ATGGAGAAAGTCATTCATCGGGCCGCCACGCGCGGTTACTTCGACCACGGCTGGTTACAGACGTTCCACACATTCAGCTTTGCGGATTACTACAACCCGCAACGGATTCATTTCGGTGCGCTGCGCGTGCTGAACGACGACACGGTGGCAGGCGGGGAAGGTTTCGGCTCGCACCCGCACGACAACATGGAGATCATCTCGATCCCCCTGTCGGGCGAGCTGCGCCACGAAGACAGCATGGGCCACGGCGAAGTGCTGCGGCCGGGCGAAATACAGGTGATGTCGGCCGGCACGGGAATCGTCCACAGCGAATTCAACAACCTGCCCGACCGGGAGGTGAAATTCCTGCAAATCTGGATTTTCCCCGACCGTGACGATTTGACGCCCCGCTACGAGCAGATCCGCCTCGCAAAGGCCGAACCCGACCGGCTGCGCCCGATCGTCGCACCGAAAGGAGAAGGCGGCGAGCACGTGGGGTGGATTCACCAGAAGGCATGGCTCTCGACGCTCGACCTGACGTCCGGCGCCGAAACGGATTACGAACTGCACGGCGCCAATCACGGCGTCTACCTCTTCGTGCTGGAAGGTGTCGTCGAAGCGGCCGGAGAGACGCTCCGCACGCGCGACGGCATGGGCATCCGCCGGACGGAACGTGTCGCGCTGCGAGGCATTGAGAATTCGCACCTCCTGTTGATCGAAGTACCGATGTAA
- a CDS encoding nitroreductase family protein, with protein MKNLLFVAAALLGACATQPPKPAATPVEMTECIALAAPAAKAGATINEALAARRSWREFGPEKLSLEELSGVLWAAAGENRTDGKLTAPSALALYPITVYAVFEEGIYRYDGREQTLTRVAEGDHRAAAGRQPFVATAPLNLVYIADLQTYEGKGIPEENVLMLCAMDAAGYAENVNLYTAGHALRSITRGSAAADELLSLLRLDPARYRFILAQSVGK; from the coding sequence ATGAAAAACCTGCTTTTCGTCGCAGCCGCCCTGTTGGGAGCGTGCGCGACACAGCCGCCCAAGCCGGCGGCCACCCCCGTCGAGATGACCGAATGCATCGCACTCGCCGCACCTGCGGCCAAGGCCGGAGCGACGATCAACGAGGCGCTTGCCGCTCGCCGCTCGTGGCGGGAGTTCGGCCCTGAGAAACTCTCGCTTGAAGAGCTTTCGGGCGTACTGTGGGCCGCAGCGGGCGAGAACCGCACGGACGGAAAGCTGACCGCGCCGTCAGCACTGGCGCTCTACCCCATCACGGTCTATGCCGTTTTCGAAGAGGGCATCTACCGCTACGACGGCCGCGAACAGACGCTGACCCGCGTAGCCGAGGGCGACCACCGCGCCGCCGCAGGACGCCAGCCCTTCGTGGCGACCGCACCGCTCAACCTGGTCTACATCGCCGACCTGCAAACCTACGAAGGCAAGGGCATCCCCGAAGAGAACGTACTGATGCTCTGTGCAATGGATGCCGCAGGTTATGCCGAGAACGTCAACCTCTACACCGCAGGCCATGCGCTGCGGTCGATCACGCGCGGCAGTGCGGCAGCCGACGAACTGCTCTCCCTGCTGCGGCTCGATCCGGCGCGCTACCGCTTCATCCTGGCGCAGTCGGTCGGGAAATAA
- a CDS encoding lactate utilization protein, which produces MQNETPDFPTRLAACARQLRRHGFEAVCVADLAEAGRRLRDEIARCAPRSISYGDSMTLRATGIVEELRNGSRYEFIDGFDPALPRPEQLEVRRKGLLADFFMTGVNAVTLGGSLYWVDMVGNRTAPVIFGPRRVVLLAGRNKIVDTQADAERRVQQIAGPKNVARHTGFRTPCAVTGLCADCNSPQRICNSRVWLERCYPAGRILVLLIDEEAGL; this is translated from the coding sequence ATGCAAAACGAAACACCCGACTTCCCGACGCGCCTCGCCGCCTGCGCCCGACAACTCCGCCGCCACGGTTTCGAAGCCGTGTGCGTCGCCGACCTGGCCGAAGCGGGCCGGAGGCTGCGCGACGAGATCGCCCGCTGCGCACCGCGGTCGATCTCTTACGGCGATTCGATGACGCTGCGCGCCACAGGGATCGTCGAAGAGCTGCGCAACGGCAGCCGCTATGAATTCATCGACGGATTCGATCCCGCCCTGCCGCGACCCGAACAGCTCGAAGTACGGCGCAAAGGATTGCTCGCCGACTTTTTCATGACGGGCGTCAACGCCGTCACGCTCGGCGGATCGCTCTATTGGGTCGACATGGTGGGCAACCGCACCGCACCCGTGATCTTCGGGCCGCGCCGCGTAGTGCTGCTGGCCGGTCGCAACAAAATCGTCGATACACAGGCCGACGCCGAGCGGCGCGTCCAGCAGATCGCAGGGCCGAAGAACGTCGCACGCCACACGGGATTCCGCACCCCGTGCGCCGTGACGGGACTCTGCGCCGACTGCAACTCGCCGCAGCGCATCTGCAACTCGCGCGTATGGCTCGAACGGTGTTATCCCGCCGGACGAATTCTCGTGCTGCTGATCGACGAGGAGGCAGGACTTTAA
- a CDS encoding outer membrane beta-barrel protein, translating into MKKLLLLLAAVVCISTTASAQDKGDWAIMPRINIYTAWDADTVFGIGAAARYNVLDQLRLEPALTLLCHDGCSIDLNCDVHYLFPVADRWNLYPLAGISVNDFGDWSAGINLGAGFDYAVADRWDITAGLKYMIETHKNWSNPLIISVGASYRF; encoded by the coding sequence ATGAAAAAGTTGTTATTGTTGCTTGCGGCTGTCGTCTGCATCTCGACGACGGCTTCGGCTCAGGACAAGGGCGATTGGGCGATCATGCCGCGTATTAACATTTACACGGCGTGGGATGCGGATACGGTTTTCGGCATCGGAGCTGCCGCGCGTTACAATGTTCTCGACCAGCTGCGTCTGGAACCGGCGCTGACGTTGCTCTGCCACGACGGCTGTTCGATCGATCTGAATTGCGACGTACACTACCTGTTCCCCGTGGCCGACCGTTGGAATCTCTATCCGCTGGCGGGTATCAGCGTCAATGATTTCGGCGACTGGTCGGCCGGTATCAACCTCGGTGCAGGGTTCGACTATGCGGTAGCCGACCGGTGGGATATCACCGCGGGCTTGAAGTACATGATCGAGACGCACAAGAATTGGAGCAATCCGCTGATTATTTCGGTAGGCGCTTCCTATCGTTTCTAA
- a CDS encoding RagB/SusD family nutrient uptake outer membrane protein: MKNILKYLLLCCSALSLFGCEDYLDKTPQGDKTEEDVFTRFNETEQLINRLYFYVRAADQPLVHIRYFSDSALADECEGSSAENGWSNKFNEGDWEPGAELYSKCNATTDAGACHTFWPALYQDIRCANVILEGIEKYNTPDSQVHPGTLSQRIGEVYFLRAYLHYCVLKSYGECPYVDYTVDPNNLPKFERENVHSIVEKICNDCDNAFSRVPERYLAEQFGRVEKGTCLALKAMARWIAATPLYNGSTLKGDNRNYASEYQRYDPARWDAAAAAAKAVIDFTTNTGEKRYSLYQGADKSNTTNFGNVDESNGKVYTRLWELFSGTARSLDAKKCEWIWFFLQAKTVGYHNDMYPPSSQGQAREVPVQEHVDEYEVIGPDGYGYPIYALKENHKALYGGLISEEDMAKAYDDANPYENRDPRFYRDITYHGAMFKGKWINTATGSDEINAANSTTTGYFTHKFFDGYYTKGMSGDWNMDAPLIRLATIYLVYAEAVTRSKGATDEVYNMMNDLRARSFMAPIPPAAKTNKELLLDYILRERRVELYHEKSRFFSTRFYLEPTSPTELAKESQWNALPGSNDEKAQQYFAKYGAYPKTQHRICGMRPVEDPDGKISVGGKKYRMERFWKEDRVFLEKHYLFPIPTEELQRANIQQNPNW, encoded by the coding sequence ATGAAAAACATATTGAAATACCTGCTCCTCTGCTGTTCGGCCCTGTCGCTGTTCGGCTGCGAGGACTACCTCGACAAGACGCCGCAGGGCGACAAGACGGAAGAGGATGTTTTCACCCGTTTCAACGAAACGGAACAACTTATCAACCGTCTCTATTTCTACGTGCGCGCCGCCGACCAGCCGCTGGTGCATATCCGCTATTTCAGCGACTCGGCGCTCGCCGACGAGTGCGAAGGTTCGTCGGCCGAGAACGGCTGGTCGAACAAGTTCAACGAAGGCGACTGGGAACCCGGTGCGGAACTCTACTCGAAATGCAACGCCACGACCGACGCCGGAGCCTGCCACACTTTCTGGCCTGCGCTCTATCAAGACATCCGCTGTGCAAACGTCATTCTCGAAGGTATCGAGAAATACAACACGCCCGACTCGCAGGTACACCCCGGAACGCTGTCGCAGCGTATCGGCGAGGTCTATTTCCTGCGCGCCTACCTGCACTACTGCGTGTTGAAGAGCTACGGCGAATGCCCCTACGTGGACTACACGGTCGACCCCAACAACCTGCCGAAATTCGAGCGCGAGAACGTCCACTCGATCGTCGAAAAGATATGCAACGACTGCGACAACGCCTTTTCGCGCGTTCCGGAGCGCTATCTGGCCGAGCAGTTCGGCCGTGTGGAGAAGGGTACCTGCCTGGCATTGAAAGCCATGGCGCGTTGGATCGCCGCCACGCCGCTCTACAACGGCTCGACGCTCAAAGGCGATAACCGCAACTACGCCTCCGAGTACCAGCGTTACGATCCCGCCCGCTGGGACGCTGCCGCCGCGGCAGCGAAGGCCGTCATCGATTTCACGACCAACACCGGCGAAAAACGCTATTCGCTCTACCAGGGAGCCGATAAGAGCAACACGACGAACTTCGGCAACGTAGACGAAAGCAACGGCAAGGTCTACACCCGTCTGTGGGAGTTGTTCAGCGGAACCGCCCGCTCGCTCGACGCCAAGAAATGCGAATGGATCTGGTTCTTCCTTCAAGCCAAGACCGTCGGTTATCACAACGACATGTATCCCCCCTCGTCGCAGGGACAGGCTCGCGAAGTTCCCGTACAGGAGCATGTCGACGAATACGAGGTAATCGGCCCCGACGGCTACGGCTATCCGATCTACGCCCTCAAAGAGAACCACAAGGCGCTCTACGGCGGTCTGATCTCCGAGGAGGATATGGCCAAGGCCTACGACGACGCCAACCCCTACGAGAACCGCGATCCGCGTTTCTACCGCGACATCACCTACCACGGCGCGATGTTCAAGGGCAAGTGGATCAACACCGCGACGGGTTCGGATGAGATCAACGCCGCAAACTCGACGACGACGGGCTACTTCACCCACAAATTCTTCGACGGCTACTACACCAAGGGCATGTCGGGCGACTGGAACATGGACGCTCCGCTGATCCGTCTGGCGACGATCTACCTCGTCTACGCCGAGGCCGTCACCCGTTCGAAGGGCGCGACGGACGAAGTCTACAACATGATGAACGACCTGCGCGCACGCTCGTTCATGGCTCCCATTCCGCCTGCCGCGAAGACCAACAAGGAGCTGCTGCTCGACTACATCCTGCGCGAACGCCGCGTCGAACTCTACCACGAAAAGAGCCGTTTCTTCTCCACGCGCTTCTACCTCGAACCGACCAGTCCGACCGAGTTGGCCAAAGAGTCGCAATGGAACGCATTGCCCGGCAGCAACGACGAGAAGGCCCAGCAGTACTTCGCCAAGTACGGCGCCTATCCCAAGACGCAGCACCGCATCTGCGGCATGAGGCCCGTGGAAGACCCCGACGGCAAGATCTCGGTAGGAGGCAAGAAATACCGCATGGAACGCTTCTGGAAGGAAGACCGCGTGTTCCTCGAAAAGCACTATCTCTTCCCGATCCCGACCGAAGAGCTGCAACGAGCTAACATCCAACAGAATCCGAATTGGTAA
- a CDS encoding SusC/RagA family TonB-linked outer membrane protein: MKKYGFLTLILCLFCLGEAAVASPGKADAEPAAQAQSSKLTVKGFVKDDKGDPMIGVTLIVKGTNFGTVSNADGSYSIDVPYGGATLMVSYIGYAPQEINVNNRTKIDITLLEDSKALEEVVVVGYNVQKKETITGSIATITTKDLKQSPTANINNALAGRMPGLLVNQFSGGEPGNDAAQLNIRGISTYGQSGVIMIVDGIERDMSYLAPDEIETFTILKDASATAPYGIRGANGVIVVTTKRGRKGEKPTVDFKASVGISEPIRYPDYLGSADYATLYNEAMLNDNPSLAADSPSLFTQTAIDNYRRAKGDNSDGLGYNWDYFDYAFQPSVLQDYSLSVRGGTDRARYFILGSYYKQGGNYKHSNSDNANNFLRYNFRANVDVDATKRLKISVDLGARVTEYTYPGATAANIISLANTQPPYLPIVLPNNGNEVNQGDFEENGGYLLYADNDYRYNMLGQLSRSGFSKRTRRYLQGSFKLSHDLDFITEGLSIAAQFSYDTFNQHTINNSVPTHSTGNLTYPGYSTWMLPEEYSIDEWKNNSAYWIQNGSYVTANQRTTDDAQGNSLSHANPEGTSRFQARLDYARKFGDHNVTAMVLYYMQNKIVGKEVPYRYMGFSGRATYDYKNKYLFEFNIGYNGSENFARGHRFGVFPAGSIGWVVSQEEFMKNVRWIDHLKLRASYGLVGNDQMGSTRFAYLQYYTSGSNMNIYFGEDKKAFGTTLIEGIFANPSLTWEKARKFNFGIDAEFFHQRLTLSVDVFKEHRYDILTSLNTDDKLGFPYIVGQTAPIVNSGIVDNRGIEFQLGWDGRIGQHFRYWIRPNFTFARNKVKFCNEISYIDNNGRDCPWRYQTGRRVGENFCYIFDHFVADRDEADRLNAMNGGSGFAIWGPVQPGDVVYKDMNGDGVVNNYDRAAVGNPRTPEIQYGIPVGLSYKGFDFSMLWQGSALCSVQLSGPAVWDFPLYDQSRTGKVRKMHLNRWTPETAATATYPALHYGIHNNNKQQYSSLFLYDASYIRLKNVEIGYTLPKAWTSKAGIQSVRIYAQGQNLLTFDRLGDVDMDPEIKNGDGSWFPVQRVVNLGINMTF, from the coding sequence ATGAAGAAATACGGTTTTTTAACACTGATATTGTGTCTGTTTTGCCTGGGAGAGGCCGCCGTGGCCTCTCCGGGCAAGGCGGATGCGGAACCGGCCGCACAAGCTCAGTCGTCGAAACTGACGGTCAAGGGATTCGTCAAGGACGACAAGGGCGACCCGATGATCGGCGTGACCCTTATCGTCAAGGGTACGAACTTCGGCACCGTGTCGAACGCCGACGGCAGTTACAGCATCGACGTCCCCTACGGCGGCGCGACGCTGATGGTCTCCTACATCGGTTACGCACCGCAGGAGATCAACGTGAACAACCGCACGAAGATCGACATCACGCTGCTCGAAGACAGCAAGGCGCTCGAAGAGGTCGTCGTCGTGGGTTACAACGTCCAGAAAAAGGAGACGATCACCGGTTCGATCGCCACGATCACGACCAAAGACCTCAAACAGTCCCCCACGGCCAACATCAACAACGCGCTGGCCGGACGTATGCCGGGTCTGCTGGTGAACCAGTTCTCCGGCGGCGAGCCGGGCAACGACGCCGCACAGCTCAACATCCGCGGTATCTCGACCTACGGACAGTCGGGCGTCATCATGATCGTCGACGGTATCGAGCGCGACATGAGCTATCTGGCTCCCGACGAGATCGAGACCTTCACGATCCTCAAAGACGCATCGGCGACGGCACCCTACGGTATCCGCGGCGCCAACGGCGTGATCGTCGTGACGACCAAGCGAGGCCGCAAGGGCGAGAAACCGACCGTCGACTTCAAGGCCTCGGTGGGCATCAGCGAACCGATCCGCTACCCCGACTACCTCGGATCGGCCGACTACGCGACGCTCTACAACGAGGCGATGCTCAACGACAACCCCTCGCTCGCGGCCGACTCGCCTTCGCTCTTCACGCAGACGGCGATCGACAACTACCGCCGCGCCAAAGGCGACAACTCCGACGGGCTGGGTTACAACTGGGATTATTTCGACTATGCGTTCCAGCCCTCGGTATTGCAGGATTACAGCCTCTCGGTACGCGGCGGCACGGACCGCGCCCGCTACTTCATCCTGGGAAGCTACTACAAGCAGGGCGGCAACTACAAGCACTCCAACTCCGACAACGCCAACAATTTCCTGCGCTATAACTTCCGCGCCAACGTCGACGTCGACGCCACCAAACGGCTGAAAATCTCGGTCGATCTGGGTGCCCGCGTGACGGAGTATACCTATCCCGGCGCCACGGCGGCCAACATCATCTCGCTGGCCAACACACAGCCGCCCTACCTGCCGATCGTACTGCCCAACAACGGCAACGAAGTCAATCAGGGCGATTTCGAGGAGAACGGAGGCTACCTGCTCTACGCCGACAACGACTACCGCTACAACATGCTCGGTCAGTTGAGCCGTTCGGGTTTCAGCAAGCGCACGCGCCGCTACCTGCAAGGATCGTTCAAACTGAGCCACGATCTGGACTTCATCACCGAAGGTCTGAGCATCGCCGCGCAGTTCTCCTACGACACCTTCAACCAGCACACGATCAACAACAGCGTACCGACCCACAGCACAGGTAATCTGACCTACCCGGGCTACTCGACGTGGATGCTACCCGAGGAGTACAGTATCGACGAGTGGAAGAACAACTCGGCCTATTGGATTCAGAACGGTTCCTACGTGACGGCCAACCAGCGCACCACCGACGACGCGCAGGGCAACAGCCTCAGCCACGCCAACCCCGAAGGGACGTCGCGTTTCCAGGCCCGACTCGACTACGCCCGCAAGTTCGGCGACCACAACGTGACGGCGATGGTACTCTACTACATGCAAAACAAGATCGTCGGCAAGGAGGTTCCCTATCGTTACATGGGTTTTTCGGGACGTGCGACCTACGACTACAAGAACAAATACCTCTTCGAATTCAACATCGGCTACAACGGTTCGGAGAACTTCGCACGCGGACACCGTTTCGGCGTATTCCCCGCAGGTTCGATCGGCTGGGTCGTCTCGCAGGAGGAATTCATGAAGAACGTGCGTTGGATCGACCACCTCAAACTGCGTGCATCGTACGGTCTGGTAGGTAACGACCAGATGGGGAGCACCCGCTTCGCCTACCTGCAATACTACACGTCGGGCAGCAACATGAACATCTACTTCGGCGAAGACAAGAAAGCATTCGGAACCACCCTCATCGAAGGCATCTTCGCCAACCCGTCGCTGACGTGGGAGAAGGCACGCAAGTTCAACTTCGGTATCGACGCCGAGTTCTTCCACCAGCGGTTGACCCTCTCGGTCGACGTCTTCAAGGAGCACCGCTACGACATCCTCACCTCGCTCAATACCGACGATAAACTCGGCTTCCCCTATATCGTGGGACAGACCGCCCCGATCGTCAACTCGGGTATCGTGGACAACCGCGGTATCGAGTTCCAGCTCGGCTGGGACGGCCGCATCGGACAGCATTTCCGCTACTGGATCCGCCCGAACTTCACCTTCGCCCGCAACAAGGTGAAATTCTGCAACGAGATCAGCTACATCGACAACAACGGTCGCGACTGCCCGTGGCGCTACCAGACCGGCCGCCGCGTGGGTGAGAACTTCTGCTACATCTTTGATCACTTCGTCGCCGACCGGGACGAAGCCGATCGCCTGAACGCCATGAACGGCGGCAGCGGGTTCGCTATCTGGGGCCCCGTACAACCGGGCGACGTGGTTTACAAGGACATGAACGGCGACGGCGTGGTCAACAACTACGACCGTGCGGCCGTCGGCAACCCCCGTACTCCCGAAATCCAGTACGGTATTCCGGTCGGGCTGTCGTACAAGGGATTCGATTTCAGTATGCTGTGGCAGGGCTCGGCGCTCTGTTCGGTGCAGTTGAGCGGCCCGGCCGTATGGGACTTCCCGCTCTACGACCAGTCGCGCACGGGCAAGGTGCGTAAGATGCACCTCAACCGCTGGACGCCCGAAACGGCCGCCACGGCGACCTATCCCGCCCTGCACTACGGCATCCACAACAACAACAAACAGCAGTATTCGAGCCTGTTCCTCTACGACGCTTCGTACATCCGTCTGAAAAACGTCGAGATCGGCTATACGCTGCCCAAGGCCTGGACGTCGAAGGCCGGCATCCAAAGCGTCCGCATCTATGCACAGGGACAGAACCTCCTGACGTTCGACCGCCTGGGCGACGTCGACATGGACCCCGAAATCAAGAACGGCGACGGAAGCTGGTTCCCTGTGCAGCGCGTCGTGAACCTCGGCATCAACATGACATTCTAA
- a CDS encoding MFS transporter, whose amino-acid sequence MPRRLWAILAVTFGVALSVLDGTIANVALPTIAHELGVSSADSIWVVNAYQLAIVVSLLSFSTLGDVVGYRRIYIGGLVFFTLSSVGCAFAGSLEMLIAMRVIQGFGGAAVVSINTSIIRIIYPRDQLGRGMGINATVVAIASVAGPTLAAAILSMASWHWLFAINIPIGIAAVWLSMRFLPYNPVRLSDRRFDWRDGVMNALTFGLLIASVEGFSHGLDPRIVACGASAFCVVGYLFVRSQLRKPYPLLPFDLLRIPIFSLSVFTSICSFVAQMLALVALPFFLQKELGYSDVQTGLLLTAWPAVIVVVAPVAGLLVERVHAGVLGGVGLTVMAAGLLLLALLPDHPTDGAIIWRLVVCGAGFGLFQSPNNSILIASAPAYRSGSASGMLATARLIGQTTGAALMALFFHLFPSNSTHLALYVSAALALAGALASSTRISLALPESLRRAKEA is encoded by the coding sequence ATGCCGCGCCGGCTGTGGGCGATTCTGGCCGTCACGTTCGGCGTGGCGCTGTCGGTACTGGACGGTACGATCGCCAATGTCGCGCTGCCGACGATCGCCCACGAGCTGGGAGTCTCGTCGGCCGATTCGATCTGGGTGGTCAATGCCTATCAGCTGGCGATCGTCGTTTCGCTGCTGAGTTTTTCGACGCTGGGCGATGTCGTCGGCTACCGCCGCATCTACATCGGCGGACTCGTCTTCTTCACCCTCTCGTCGGTAGGCTGCGCTTTTGCCGGCTCGCTGGAAATGCTGATCGCCATGCGGGTGATTCAGGGATTCGGCGGTGCGGCTGTGGTGAGTATCAATACGTCGATCATCCGTATCATCTACCCGCGCGACCAGTTGGGGCGCGGCATGGGCATCAATGCCACGGTGGTGGCCATCGCCTCGGTGGCGGGGCCGACGCTCGCGGCCGCGATTCTTTCGATGGCGTCGTGGCACTGGCTCTTCGCCATCAATATTCCGATCGGCATCGCGGCCGTCTGGCTCAGCATGCGTTTCCTGCCGTACAATCCCGTCCGGCTCTCCGACCGTCGCTTCGACTGGCGCGACGGCGTAATGAACGCCCTGACCTTCGGGCTGTTGATCGCTTCGGTCGAGGGTTTTTCGCACGGGCTCGATCCGCGCATCGTGGCCTGCGGCGCGTCGGCGTTCTGCGTGGTGGGTTATCTCTTCGTGCGCAGCCAGCTCCGGAAACCCTATCCGTTGCTGCCGTTCGATCTGCTGCGCATTCCGATCTTTTCGCTCTCGGTTTTCACGTCGATCTGCTCCTTCGTCGCGCAGATGCTGGCTCTGGTGGCACTGCCGTTCTTCTTACAGAAGGAGCTGGGTTACAGCGACGTCCAGACCGGACTTCTGCTCACGGCGTGGCCAGCCGTGATCGTCGTCGTTGCCCCCGTGGCGGGGCTGCTGGTCGAGCGCGTCCATGCGGGTGTGTTGGGCGGCGTGGGACTGACGGTCATGGCTGCCGGACTGTTGTTGCTGGCCCTGCTGCCCGACCATCCGACCGACGGGGCGATCATCTGGCGGCTGGTGGTGTGCGGTGCGGGCTTCGGGTTGTTCCAATCGCCCAACAACAGCATCCTCATCGCTTCGGCGCCCGCCTACCGCAGCGGTTCGGCCAGCGGGATGCTCGCCACGGCGCGGCTCATCGGTCAGACGACCGGCGCGGCGCTCATGGCGCTCTTTTTCCACCTCTTTCCGTCGAACAGTACGCATCTGGCGCTCTATGTCTCGGCGGCGTTGGCACTGGCCGGCGCGTTGGCCAGCAGCACCCGCATTTCGCTAGCGTTGCCCGAGTCGCTGCGTCGTGCGAAAGAGGCTTAA
- a CDS encoding calcineurin-like phosphoesterase C-terminal domain-containing protein, translating to MKMNPIFNLLRRTMFAALAATTIACGGDDPVVPQLPGGGNNGQDGTEEEKPEIKPDEGITLYGLVSDSEGNPLEGIVVSDGYSVVATDAKGVYQIVRSANAKYVFISAPSGYEIPTQANYGSYQGTYQAANSLTGSSTKPYRADFTLTKLSQSDTRFLLFGLGDPQPDNDEHIKRFRTETVPDVKKIKADYTIPTVGIALGDILGKGDAQTFTSMKRALGETGVPFFTTIGNHDKSSVDYTGDTYRDVLGPRWYSFNRGEVHFVAMDNCLFSGQDYTGGFTDEQVAWLEKDLSFVPTSKMIVLYYHIPLRDTNYRNRQKVLDLISKYQNPTLMCAHTHYFQPYHMRSHNLFERIHGGTCGYFWRSNCGGDGTPNGFMVYEIDGTKIVDTYFKASQRPDDHQIRLYHGDAVFAGPYATYKYDLGADVVVANVFAAGMDGTTWKVELSEDGGKTWSDMSPIEQNYGDRWIRGYHIGVEHHPTESGTSPCYHQYQYKLKDAAATAIEVRATDSFGHVYTQDTFTADNDFTEAEKY from the coding sequence ATGAAAATGAATCCGATCTTCAATCTGCTGCGCCGCACGATGTTCGCAGCATTGGCCGCAACGACGATCGCCTGCGGCGGAGACGATCCGGTCGTCCCCCAACTGCCCGGCGGAGGCAATAACGGCCAGGACGGCACGGAAGAGGAGAAACCCGAGATCAAGCCCGACGAGGGCATCACCCTCTACGGGCTGGTGAGCGACAGCGAAGGCAATCCCCTCGAAGGCATCGTCGTCAGCGACGGTTACAGCGTCGTCGCCACCGATGCGAAAGGCGTCTACCAGATCGTGCGCAGCGCCAACGCCAAGTACGTCTTCATCTCCGCCCCGTCGGGTTATGAAATTCCCACGCAGGCGAATTACGGCTCCTACCAGGGAACCTACCAGGCGGCGAACTCGCTGACGGGCAGCAGCACGAAGCCCTACCGCGCCGACTTCACGCTGACGAAACTCTCCCAGAGCGACACCCGCTTCCTGCTCTTCGGACTGGGCGATCCCCAGCCCGACAACGACGAGCACATCAAGCGTTTCCGCACGGAGACCGTGCCCGACGTCAAGAAGATCAAGGCCGACTACACGATCCCGACCGTCGGCATCGCGCTGGGAGACATCCTGGGCAAGGGCGACGCACAGACCTTCACCTCGATGAAGCGTGCGCTGGGCGAGACGGGCGTCCCCTTCTTCACCACCATCGGCAACCACGACAAGAGCTCGGTCGACTACACGGGCGACACCTATCGCGACGTGCTCGGCCCGCGGTGGTACTCGTTCAACCGCGGCGAAGTGCATTTCGTCGCGATGGACAACTGCCTCTTCTCGGGTCAGGACTACACCGGCGGCTTCACCGACGAGCAGGTGGCGTGGCTCGAAAAGGATCTGTCCTTCGTCCCCACGAGCAAGATGATCGTGCTCTACTACCACATCCCGCTGCGCGACACGAACTACCGCAACCGCCAGAAGGTGCTCGACCTGATTTCCAAATACCAGAACCCTACGCTGATGTGCGCCCACACGCACTATTTCCAGCCCTATCACATGCGCTCGCATAACCTCTTCGAACGTATCCACGGCGGTACGTGCGGCTATTTCTGGCGCTCGAACTGCGGCGGCGACGGCACGCCCAACGGCTTCATGGTCTACGAGATCGACGGAACGAAGATCGTCGACACCTATTTCAAGGCCTCGCAGCGTCCCGACGATCACCAGATACGCCTCTATCACGGCGACGCCGTCTTCGCGGGGCCTTACGCCACCTACAAATACGATCTGGGGGCGGACGTCGTCGTAGCCAACGTCTTCGCCGCCGGCATGGACGGCACGACGTGGAAAGTGGAGCTGTCCGAGGACGGCGGCAAAACGTGGAGCGACATGAGCCCGATCGAGCAAAACTACGGCGACCGCTGGATTCGGGGATACCACATCGGCGTCGAACACCACCCCACCGAAAGCGGTACGAGCCCCTGCTATCACCAGTATCAGTACAAACTGAAAGATGCGGCCGCCACCGCCATCGAGGTGCGTGCGACCGACAGCTTCGGCCATGTCTACACGCAGGATACCTTCACTGCGGACAACGACTTCACGGAGGCGGAAAAATACTGA